In the Desulfobulbaceae bacterium genome, ACATTTCCGCTGGATGCAGAAAAACCGATCATTACGGAGTATGTCCTGCGCGACCTGGTCTCCTTTCTCTATCTTGCCGGAGATATGTCTGAACGGCAGCTCAAAGAGTGGGCCGAAAAAACCAAAGATGAGATTCGTAATCTGCCGGATATTTCACAGGTTGCTGTCTATGGGGCTCGAGATTATGAGATATCGATAGAGGTATCTGAGGAAAAACTGCGCGAGTACGGACTTACGTTTGATCAGGTCTCTGCCGCGATTCGCCGAAGCAGTATTAACCTTGCCGGCGGAACGATTCGCACCCAGGAAGAAGAGATCCGGGTCCGGACTTTGGGGCGTAAATACACGGGCGGGGAGTTTGCTTCAATCATTGTTCTGGCGAGGCCTTCCGGTGAATTAGTTACTCTCGACCGCATTGCCCAGATCAATGACGGATTCAGTGAAGATCCAATCGCTGTGGCAATCAACGGTGAACCTGGCATTATGCTTTCGGTTTTTAAGACCAAGGAAGAAGATTCTCTGGCGATTGCCCAGCGAGTCAAGAGCTATATTGAGGCGGAACAGCTTAAGCTGCCTGATGGTGCAACGATCTCGATGTTGTATGATGGTACAGAAATGCTGCACTCCAGGATTAATCTTCTCGTTAAAAACGGTCTGATTGGTCTGGGTCTGGTCTTTTTGCTGCTCTGGCTGTTTCTTGATGTGCGGCTCTCTTTCTGGAGTGGTATGGGTATCCCCATCTCGATTGCAGGCGCGCTGGCCATTCTCTGGGCCATGGGGGCGACAATCAACATGATTTCACTGTTCGGGCTGATTATGGTGCTGGGCATTGTTGTTGATGATGCAATTGTGGTAGGAGAAGCGATTTTTGTACACCGGCAGCGTGGAAAATCGGCTGTTCAGGCGGCCATTGACGGTGTCACAGAGGTTGGTATGCCGGTGGTTGCCGCAGTTCTGACTACCATTGTCGCCTTTATCCCGCTGGCCTATATTGGCGGGATAATGGGTAAATTTATTGCTATCATGCCGGTGGTTGTTATTGCCTGCCTGGTTATTTCTCTTCTGGAGTGTCTTTTTCTTTTACCGGCCCATCTGAGCCATCTTCCTGAACCTGTCAGCTACGACGGTAGACTAAATGCCAACCGTTTCAAAAGGCTGTTGAACATCAACAAACTGGTCAGCCGAAAACTTGAACTCTTTGTTGAAACTGTTTACGCCCCGTTTCTTAGTAAGGTTATGCAGTGGCGCTACATTTCCCTTTGCACCGCACTGGCTATTTTGTCCATCACCATCGGTTTGATTCAGGGGGGTTTTCTGAAATTTGAAGTCTTTCCCGAGGTTGATGGCTTTGTGATCAGCGCCAATGTGGAGTTTGCCAACGGCACACCTCCTGAGGTTACCCGTAAAGCCGTTGCTGAAATTGAGGCAGCGCTTCTGCGCCTTGCAGAGCACACCAGGACTCGATCCGGCGAACCGCTGCTTAAAAATCGCTATACCCTGGTTGGTCAGGAGTTGAAGGATTATGGTGAAATCGGTTCACACTATGGGGGCGTGCGGGCGATTCTGCTTGAGTCCGAAAAAAGGGGTATCCACACCAAAGACCTCATGATCGACTGGGAAAAAGAGATACCCCCTCTAGCCGGGGTGAAGGCGCTTACCTTTGCAGGCCTTTCTCAAGGCCCGCCCGGCGATCCAATCGAGATTTGGATTCAGGGGCGTGACATGCAGAAGATTCTTGCCGCCTCAGGTGAGGTTTTAGAGCGCTTGCGTCAATTTGATGGTGTCACTCAGATTCGTTCCGATCACTCATTGGGTAAAAACGAAGTGCGGCTTACCTTGAAACCGGAGGCCCGTGCCCTTGGTTTTACCGTTGATGATCTTGCCCATCAGGTAAAGGCGGGATACTTCGGGGAAGAGGCTCTGCGGCTGCAGCGAGGTCGAAATGATATTCGTGTAAAAGTACGTT is a window encoding:
- a CDS encoding efflux RND transporter permease subunit; this translates as MKQVLSAFIHNTVFANIAMVIIFLAGGMAVFSMIKETFPEFSLDAISVTVAYPGADPEEVEEGVCLKIEEAIEGLEGIKQYTTTSSENSGFAWIEVKENYDVGDVLDKVRNSVNAISTFPLDAEKPIITEYVLRDLVSFLYLAGDMSERQLKEWAEKTKDEIRNLPDISQVAVYGARDYEISIEVSEEKLREYGLTFDQVSAAIRRSSINLAGGTIRTQEEEIRVRTLGRKYTGGEFASIIVLARPSGELVTLDRIAQINDGFSEDPIAVAINGEPGIMLSVFKTKEEDSLAIAQRVKSYIEAEQLKLPDGATISMLYDGTEMLHSRINLLVKNGLIGLGLVFLLLWLFLDVRLSFWSGMGIPISIAGALAILWAMGATINMISLFGLIMVLGIVVDDAIVVGEAIFVHRQRGKSAVQAAIDGVTEVGMPVVAAVLTTIVAFIPLAYIGGIMGKFIAIMPVVVIACLVISLLECLFLLPAHLSHLPEPVSYDGRLNANRFKRLLNINKLVSRKLELFVETVYAPFLSKVMQWRYISLCTALAILSITIGLIQGGFLKFEVFPEVDGFVISANVEFANGTPPEVTRKAVAEIEAALLRLAEHTRTRSGEPLLKNRYTLVGQELKDYGEIGSHYGGVRAILLESEKRGIHTKDLMIDWEKEIPPLAGVKALTFAGLSQGPPGDPIEIWIQGRDMQKILAASGEVLERLRQFDGVTQIRSDHSLGKNEVRLTLKPEARALGFTVDDLAHQVKAGYFGEEALRLQRGRNDIRVKVRYEGDARQRISSLEQVRIRIGEREVPLRSVADFTYSSGYSKITRTDGLRRIMVSAGVDTNKANANEILGQLSADFFPELKNRYPDLYISAQGEQKKMRESFSSLKIGFPLAGVGIFVIVATMFRSYAQPFVIMFTVPFGIIGAVVGHLLLGYELSMMSMFGMVALTGVVVNDAIVLIDRININLSEGMPFFEAIRNGGMRRFRAIFLTTLSTVGGLTPLIIETDLQAKFLIPMALSIAAGVAFATVLTLLLIPSILVILNDFRRLAYRLRSGVWPGREEVEPASNR